One window of the Deltaproteobacteria bacterium genome contains the following:
- a CDS encoding AraC family transcriptional regulator, producing MASSVPTISSGALKKLLVTASELGIPSEALCAATGFDASVCDDADARVPLPMLHALWEAVIAGCPRPDVALQPATRFQPGDYGLVGFVCMNCANLGDTLRLVTRYLRLWTDDPALELREDGRMEVIYRTPFPDRPGLRCTAESTLAELLHSVRLVTQQNLIPLEVCFTHPGPEDTSGHDAFFGVQVRFGQPTIHLRFSHEQLATALPRADEQLGMFLRGLANDALARKAPATTSLLEQARRAVAEALPHEIPSLPELAKRMAVSERTLRRRLHEEGTTFRALLDETRSHLARSYVGDRRLPIAEVAFLLGFSEPSAFHRAFRRWTGMTPASYRQGRA from the coding sequence ATGGCATCCAGCGTTCCCACGATCTCTAGCGGTGCGCTGAAGAAGCTGCTGGTCACGGCCAGCGAGCTCGGAATTCCGTCCGAGGCGCTCTGCGCCGCGACGGGCTTCGACGCCAGCGTGTGCGACGACGCCGACGCCCGCGTGCCGCTGCCGATGCTCCACGCCCTGTGGGAAGCCGTGATCGCCGGTTGCCCGCGGCCGGACGTCGCCCTTCAGCCGGCCACGCGGTTTCAGCCGGGCGACTACGGCCTCGTGGGGTTCGTGTGCATGAACTGCGCGAACCTCGGGGACACGCTCCGGCTGGTCACGCGCTATCTGCGCCTGTGGACCGACGACCCGGCGCTCGAGCTGCGAGAGGACGGGCGGATGGAGGTCATCTACCGGACCCCCTTCCCCGACCGGCCGGGCCTGCGCTGCACCGCCGAGTCCACGCTCGCCGAGCTGCTCCACAGCGTGCGGCTCGTCACGCAGCAGAACCTGATCCCGCTCGAGGTCTGCTTCACGCACCCCGGCCCCGAGGACACCTCGGGACACGACGCCTTCTTCGGCGTGCAGGTGCGCTTCGGGCAGCCGACGATCCACCTGCGCTTCTCGCACGAGCAGCTCGCCACGGCCCTGCCGCGCGCCGACGAGCAGCTCGGCATGTTCCTGCGCGGCCTGGCAAACGACGCGCTCGCACGCAAGGCCCCGGCCACGACGTCGCTCCTCGAACAGGCGCGACGCGCTGTAGCCGAGGCGCTGCCGCACGAGATCCCCAGCCTGCCCGAGCTCGCCAAGCGCATGGCGGTGAGCGAGCGCACCCTCCGCCGCCGGCTGCACGAGGAGGGCACCACCTTCCGCGCGCTGCTCGACGAGACGCGGTCGCACCTCGCCCGCAGCTACGTCGGCGACCGCCGCCTCCCCATCGCGGAGGTGGCCTTCCTCCTCGGCTTCTCCGAGCCGAGCGCCTTCCACCGGGCCTTCCGCCGGTGGACCGGCATGACCCCGGCCTCGTATCGCCAGGGAC